A single genomic interval of Bradyrhizobium sp. AZCC 1693 harbors:
- a CDS encoding TRAP transporter substrate-binding protein: protein MKRRDFLKVGGVGLAASAVAAPAIAQSNPEIKWRYTASWPKALDTLYGGCEYFAKRVAEITDNKFQIQAFAAGEIVPGLQVLDAVSNGTVEMGNTALYYYWGKNPAFTFGTSLPFGLNTRSHISWLRFGGGMDMLNDLLKEYGCVGVPTGSTGAQMGGWFRKEIKSMDDFRGLKFRVGGFAGTIIAKVGGVPQQIAGGDIYPALEKGTIDAAEWVGPYDDEKLGFVKVAKYYYYPGWWEGTGQGHNIMNLEKFNALPKHYQAAIETASYDTFTWVTGKYDYVNPPALKRLLAAGAILRPFPQEVLEACYNAANGIYADLSKSNPHFNKMYTSLAAFRNESLAWNQVAELSYDSFMMRMRTRT, encoded by the coding sequence ATGAAGCGTCGTGATTTCTTGAAAGTGGGCGGCGTCGGCCTTGCCGCGAGTGCGGTTGCAGCGCCTGCGATTGCGCAATCGAACCCGGAGATAAAGTGGCGATACACGGCGAGCTGGCCGAAGGCGCTCGATACGCTGTATGGCGGCTGCGAATATTTCGCCAAGCGCGTCGCTGAAATCACCGACAACAAATTCCAGATCCAGGCGTTCGCCGCCGGCGAAATCGTACCCGGCCTGCAGGTGCTCGACGCCGTTTCGAACGGCACCGTCGAGATGGGCAACACCGCGCTCTATTACTATTGGGGCAAGAACCCGGCCTTCACCTTCGGCACGTCGCTGCCGTTCGGCCTCAACACGCGCTCGCATATTTCCTGGCTGCGTTTCGGCGGCGGCATGGACATGCTCAACGACCTGCTGAAGGAATATGGCTGCGTAGGCGTGCCGACGGGAAGCACTGGCGCCCAGATGGGCGGCTGGTTCCGAAAAGAGATCAAGTCGATGGATGATTTCAGGGGCCTGAAATTCCGCGTCGGCGGGTTCGCGGGCACCATCATCGCCAAGGTTGGCGGCGTGCCGCAGCAGATCGCGGGCGGCGACATCTATCCGGCGCTGGAAAAGGGCACCATCGACGCGGCCGAATGGGTCGGCCCCTACGACGACGAGAAGCTCGGCTTCGTGAAGGTCGCGAAGTACTACTACTATCCGGGTTGGTGGGAAGGCACCGGCCAGGGCCACAACATCATGAACCTCGAGAAGTTCAACGCGCTGCCGAAGCACTATCAGGCCGCGATCGAGACCGCTTCCTACGATACGTTCACCTGGGTCACCGGCAAATACGACTATGTCAATCCGCCGGCGCTGAAGCGGTTGCTGGCGGCGGGTGCCATCCTGCGGCCGTTCCCGCAGGAAGTGCTCGAAGCCTGCTACAATGCCGCCAACGGCATCTACGCGGATCTGTCCAAGAGCAACCCGCACTTCAACAAGATGTATACGAGCCTGGCGGCCTTCCGTAACGAATCGCTGGCCTGGAATCAGGTCGCTGAATTGAGCTACGACAGCTTCATGATGCGGATGCGCACCCGCACCTGA
- a CDS encoding bacterial transcriptional activator domain-containing protein yields MNSAVWRLRKLLASSPECQDGHGLRTVGPETILEKTPWLDVDTWALLHAARSTLSGPEAQSEPSRMKEVLAVLYRYEGPFLDGEDAEWILEERERLHSLFIQSALIMVRHLGLCNYYQDAIRLARHALRFDPYREELVRHLLTLLALDERRIDAIRYYDHWIGLIRKELGISPLPATRAIIEEIKNLHNAENAQRLRARLIGRDEKQIFAI; encoded by the coding sequence ATGAACTCTGCGGTCTGGCGGCTGCGGAAGCTGCTTGCGTCGTCTCCCGAATGCCAGGACGGCCACGGTTTGAGGACCGTTGGCCCCGAGACCATTCTTGAGAAGACACCGTGGCTGGACGTTGACACTTGGGCGTTGCTTCACGCCGCACGGAGCACGCTCAGTGGGCCCGAGGCCCAGTCGGAACCATCGAGAATGAAGGAGGTTCTCGCGGTTCTGTATCGGTACGAGGGGCCGTTTCTGGACGGCGAAGATGCCGAATGGATTTTGGAAGAACGCGAGCGGCTTCACTCCCTTTTCATCCAGTCGGCCCTGATCATGGTTCGTCATCTCGGGCTTTGTAACTACTACCAGGATGCGATCCGGCTCGCCCGTCATGCGCTGCGCTTCGATCCCTACCGCGAAGAGCTGGTTCGGCACCTCCTGACCCTGCTCGCGCTCGATGAAAGACGAATCGATGCCATCAGGTACTACGATCATTGGATCGGCCTGATCCGGAAAGAACTCGGCATCTCGCCGCTTCCGGCGACACGTGCGATCATCGAAGAGATCAAGAACCTGCATAATGCCGAAAACGCTCAGCGCCTGCGCGCGCGCCTGATCGGTCGGGACGAGAAGCAGATTTTTGCAATTTGA
- the clpB gene encoding ATP-dependent chaperone ClpB, with protein MNIEKYTERARGFVQSAQSLAMRDGHQQFSSLHMLKVLLDDSEGRAGGLIDRAGGNSRAILKATEDALKKLPKVSGSGAGQIYLAPDMARAFDAAEKAAEKAGDSFVTVERLLLGLTLEKGSEAGGILGKGGVTPQNLNAAIETLRKGRSADSATAENAYDALKKYARDLTQAARDGKLDPVIGRDEEIRRTIQVLSRRTKNNPVLIGEPGVGKTAIVEGLALRILNGDVPESLKDKKLLSLDMGALIAGAKYRGEFEERLKAVLQEVTTAEGSIILFIDEMHTLVGAGKADGAMDASNLLKPALARGELHCIGATTLDEYRKHVEKDAALARRFQPVFVSEPTVEDTISILRGLKDKYEQHHGVRIADSALVAATTLSNRYITDRFLPDKAIDLMDEASARLKMQVDSKPEELDLMDREIIRLKIEQEALKKETDIGSKSRLQALEKELADLEEKSAALTARWSAEKNKLSNAQKLKSELDALRIELANAQRRGEFQRAGELAYGKIPELEKKLESIEANENPGEMMEEAVTANHIAQVVSRWTGVPVDKMLEGEKDKLLKMEDQLGRRVVGQAEAVRAVATAVRRSRAGLQDPNRPMGSFMFLGPTGVGKTELTKALAEYLFNDETAMVRLDMSEYMEKHSVSRLIGAPPGYVGYDEGGALTEAVRRRPYQVVLFDEIEKAHPDVFNVLLQVLDDGRLTDGQGRTVDFRNTLIIMTSNLGSEFLVNQPEGEDTSAVREQVMGMVRAHFRPEFLNRVDEIILFHRLQKSEMGRIVEIQFARLQKLLEDRKITLTLDAAARDWLAAKGWDPAYGARPLKRVIQRNLQDPLAEMILAGEIADGDRVVISSEGNVLTFNGQAPQTAEIAQFESPVPKRKLN; from the coding sequence ATGAATATTGAAAAATACACCGAGCGGGCGCGCGGCTTCGTTCAGTCTGCGCAATCGCTCGCCATGCGCGACGGACATCAGCAGTTCTCGTCGCTGCATATGCTCAAGGTCCTGCTTGATGACAGCGAGGGACGGGCCGGCGGTCTGATCGACCGCGCCGGCGGCAACTCCCGCGCCATCCTCAAGGCCACCGAGGATGCGCTGAAGAAGCTGCCGAAAGTTTCGGGAAGCGGCGCCGGGCAGATCTATCTTGCGCCCGATATGGCGCGCGCCTTCGACGCGGCGGAAAAGGCCGCCGAGAAGGCCGGCGACAGCTTTGTCACGGTCGAGCGGCTGCTGCTGGGCCTGACGCTCGAGAAGGGCAGCGAGGCCGGCGGCATTCTCGGCAAGGGCGGCGTCACGCCGCAAAACCTCAACGCGGCCATCGAAACGCTGCGCAAGGGCCGCAGCGCGGATAGCGCCACGGCCGAAAACGCCTACGACGCGCTGAAGAAATATGCCCGCGACCTCACGCAGGCCGCGCGCGACGGCAAGCTCGATCCGGTGATCGGGCGCGACGAGGAAATCCGCCGCACCATTCAGGTGCTGTCCCGCCGCACCAAGAACAATCCCGTGCTGATCGGCGAGCCCGGCGTCGGCAAGACCGCCATCGTCGAGGGCCTGGCGCTGCGCATCCTCAATGGCGACGTGCCGGAAAGCCTGAAGGACAAGAAGCTGCTCTCGCTCGACATGGGCGCCCTGATCGCGGGCGCCAAATATCGCGGCGAGTTCGAGGAGCGGCTGAAGGCCGTGCTGCAGGAAGTCACCACGGCCGAAGGCTCGATCATCCTGTTCATCGACGAGATGCATACCCTGGTCGGCGCCGGCAAGGCGGACGGCGCCATGGACGCGTCCAACCTGCTCAAGCCCGCATTGGCGCGCGGCGAACTGCATTGCATCGGCGCCACCACGCTCGACGAATACCGCAAGCATGTCGAAAAGGACGCGGCGCTGGCGCGCCGGTTCCAGCCGGTGTTCGTCTCCGAGCCCACGGTCGAGGACACGATCTCGATCCTGCGCGGCTTGAAGGACAAATACGAACAGCACCACGGCGTGCGCATCGCCGATTCCGCGCTGGTCGCCGCGACCACGCTGTCGAACCGCTACATCACCGACCGTTTCCTGCCCGACAAGGCGATCGACCTGATGGACGAGGCTTCGGCGCGGCTGAAGATGCAGGTCGATTCCAAGCCCGAAGAGCTCGATCTGATGGACCGGGAAATCATCCGGCTGAAGATCGAGCAGGAGGCGCTCAAGAAGGAAACCGACATCGGCTCCAAGAGCCGCCTGCAGGCGCTGGAAAAGGAACTGGCCGATCTCGAAGAGAAATCGGCGGCGCTGACGGCGCGCTGGAGCGCGGAAAAGAACAAGCTCTCCAACGCGCAGAAGCTGAAAAGCGAACTCGACGCCTTGCGCATCGAACTGGCGAACGCGCAACGCCGCGGTGAATTCCAGCGCGCGGGCGAGCTCGCCTATGGCAAGATTCCGGAACTGGAGAAGAAGCTCGAATCCATCGAGGCCAACGAAAACCCCGGCGAGATGATGGAGGAGGCGGTGACCGCCAACCACATCGCGCAGGTAGTGTCGCGCTGGACCGGCGTTCCCGTCGACAAGATGCTGGAAGGCGAAAAGGACAAGCTCCTGAAGATGGAGGACCAGCTCGGCAGGCGCGTGGTCGGCCAGGCCGAAGCCGTGCGTGCGGTGGCGACCGCGGTGCGCCGTTCGCGCGCCGGCCTGCAGGATCCGAACCGCCCGATGGGCTCGTTCATGTTCTTAGGGCCCACCGGCGTCGGCAAGACCGAGCTGACCAAAGCGCTGGCGGAATACCTGTTCAACGACGAGACCGCGATGGTCCGCCTCGACATGTCCGAATACATGGAGAAGCACTCCGTGTCGCGGCTGATCGGCGCGCCTCCCGGCTATGTCGGCTATGACGAGGGCGGGGCGCTCACCGAGGCGGTGCGGCGCAGGCCCTATCAGGTCGTGCTGTTCGACGAGATCGAGAAGGCGCATCCGGATGTCTTCAACGTGCTGCTGCAGGTGCTCGACGACGGCCGCCTGACCGATGGCCAGGGCCGCACCGTCGACTTCCGCAACACGCTGATCATCATGACCTCGAACCTTGGTTCGGAGTTTCTGGTCAACCAGCCGGAGGGCGAGGATACGTCCGCGGTGCGCGAGCAGGTGATGGGGATGGTGCGGGCGCATTTCCGGCCCGAATTCCTCAACCGCGTCGACGAGATCATCCTGTTCCACCGCCTGCAGAAGAGCGAGATGGGCCGGATCGTCGAGATCCAGTTCGCGCGGCTGCAGAAGCTGCTGGAGGATCGCAAGATCACGCTGACGCTGGATGCGGCGGCCCGCGACTGGCTGGCGGCCAAGGGCTGGGATCCCGCCTATGGTGCGAGGCCCTTAAAACGGGTGATCCAGCGCAACCTGCAGGACCCGCTGGCCGAGATGATCCTCGCCGGCGAAATCGCCGACGGCGACCGCGTCGTGATCTCGAGCGAAGGCAACGTGCTGACCTTCAACGGCCAAGCGCCGCAGACCGCCGAGATCGCCCAGTTCGAATCGCCGGTGCCGAAGCGTAAGCTGAACTGA
- a CDS encoding NAD(P)H-dependent oxidoreductase: protein MNLHRLLNARLAAGKPVRVALIGAGKFGSMFLSQVPHTPGLEVSVIVDLDRDRAREACRTVGWDAERIARTAFTDDAARAIAGGAMDVVVEATGNPAVGIRHARAAIAAGKHVVMVNVEADVLAGPLLAEEARKAGVVYSLAYGDQPALTAEMVDWARATGFRVVAAGKGTKYLPAYHDVTPDGVWSHYGLTAGEAQSAGMNPQMFNSFLDGTKSAIEMAAIANACGLDVPSDGLLFPPCGVDDLPHVMRPRDAGGVLEKAGLAEVVSSLERDGRPVFRDLRWGVYVVLEAPNDYAADCFKQYGLKTDASGRYAAMYKPYHLIGLELNISILSAALRNEPTGQPHDFRGDVAAVAKRDLRAGEMLDGEGGYTVWGKLMPASKSLTAGALPIGLAHRVKLKSDIAHGAVVRWSDVEVDENSDTIKTRRAMEAAFSARR from the coding sequence ATGAACCTTCATCGTCTCCTCAACGCTCGCCTTGCGGCCGGCAAGCCGGTTCGCGTCGCGCTGATCGGCGCCGGAAAATTCGGCTCGATGTTCCTGTCGCAGGTGCCGCATACGCCAGGACTCGAAGTATCCGTCATCGTCGACCTCGATCGCGATCGCGCCCGCGAAGCGTGCCGCACCGTCGGCTGGGATGCAGAGCGAATCGCACGAACGGCTTTCACCGATGACGCTGCGCGCGCGATTGCCGGCGGCGCAATGGACGTCGTGGTGGAAGCGACCGGCAACCCCGCCGTCGGCATCAGGCATGCCCGCGCGGCGATTGCGGCGGGCAAGCATGTCGTCATGGTCAATGTCGAGGCCGACGTGCTGGCCGGCCCGCTGCTAGCCGAGGAAGCACGCAAGGCCGGCGTGGTCTATTCGCTGGCCTATGGCGACCAGCCGGCGCTCACCGCCGAGATGGTGGACTGGGCGCGCGCGACGGGCTTTCGCGTCGTCGCCGCCGGCAAGGGCACCAAATATCTGCCGGCCTATCACGACGTGACACCGGATGGCGTCTGGAGCCATTACGGACTGACGGCCGGCGAAGCGCAATCGGCCGGCATGAACCCGCAGATGTTCAACTCGTTTCTGGACGGCACCAAATCCGCGATCGAAATGGCGGCGATCGCGAACGCCTGCGGGCTCGACGTGCCGTCGGACGGCCTGCTGTTTCCGCCCTGCGGCGTCGACGATCTGCCGCATGTGATGCGGCCGCGTGATGCGGGCGGCGTGCTGGAGAAGGCCGGCCTTGCGGAGGTCGTGTCGTCGCTCGAGCGCGACGGCCGTCCTGTCTTTCGCGATCTGCGCTGGGGTGTCTATGTCGTGCTGGAAGCGCCGAACGATTATGCCGCCGATTGCTTCAAGCAGTATGGGCTGAAGACCGACGCCTCGGGCCGGTATGCGGCGATGTACAAGCCGTATCATCTGATCGGTCTCGAGCTGAACATCTCGATCCTGTCGGCCGCGCTGCGCAACGAGCCGACCGGGCAGCCGCATGATTTTCGTGGCGACGTCGCAGCGGTCGCCAAGCGCGATCTGCGCGCTGGCGAAATGCTCGACGGCGAAGGCGGCTATACGGTGTGGGGCAAGTTGATGCCGGCATCGAAAAGTCTCACCGCCGGTGCGCTGCCGATCGGACTTGCCCATCGCGTCAAGCTGAAGAGCGACATCGCCCATGGCGCGGTGGTGCGCTGGAGCGATGTCGAGGTCGACGAAAACAGCGATACCATCAAGACGCGCCGGGCGATGGAAGCGGCATTCTCTGCGCGACGATGA
- a CDS encoding DUF2199 domain-containing protein: MITISSGTRRIARSFEDFVDARERARIGPFFGWLSAELPVYPSTENLKTLVHLRDDGIRPYIELQPTDHPLAVEQRDGITTDRVAEIYAY, encoded by the coding sequence ATGATCACAATTAGTTCAGGAACCCGGAGAATTGCCCGGAGCTTCGAGGATTTCGTTGACGCGCGGGAGCGCGCTCGCATCGGCCCGTTCTTCGGCTGGCTGTCCGCCGAATTGCCGGTCTATCCGAGCACCGAGAACCTCAAGACGCTCGTCCATTTGCGAGACGACGGAATTCGCCCGTACATTGAATTGCAGCCCACCGATCATCCTCTCGCCGTCGAGCAACGCGATGGGATTACGACCGATCGGGTGGCGGAGATTTATGCCTATTAG
- a CDS encoding M23 family metallopeptidase has protein sequence MSQKAPRGSGYGRETGIIDLGHEPPLSVDGSEAAVIDRRRVSVQWFSGTILTGLCGAALIGGAVFASLDGEMTFAKVPERVEGALRGAFGANDRTATLHKSDRLPPPGESTASRSVVRVSTVTRVGNRDVMRARPFVRISGNLSMTTSDLSSKIPPFNAQRMLTDVGTTTQAASEDPNNPEAVEPDAEVSFVTKDLATVLPKAKLAAVVALDEVLMRVRDAANWRGSGGVRYTSLANAAADASGVQSDLKLAYATEGNVSDPYAGFETRVVPENVTLLPKTKDQITGGNPSGERVHVVKKGDTITSILRDLGATPDEARAVALTLGPRGRDGGLKDGQKIRILMAPSGLGPGARLQPYRVIVANDTTVEAVAALSDVGKYVAVDVQSMNTVAEAATGKDDDDDDDDDGSGVRLYQSIYETALRNKVPAAVIEDMVRIYSYDVDFQRKVQPGDSFDVFFAGDDEGTPTTEKTEVLFASLTVGGETKKYYRFQTPDDSVVDYYDETGKSAKKFLVRKPVNNAIMRSGFGGRRHPILGYTKMHTGVDWATPYGTPIFASGNGVVEKVGWEGGYGKYVRLKHNNGYETAYGHMSAFAKGMEPGKRVRQGQVIGFVGSTGMSTGAHVHYEILVNGRFVDPMRVKLPRGRSLEGAMMASFEKERDRLDTQMNNRGSAARVSEATGTAPQTRQISR, from the coding sequence TTGAGCCAGAAGGCGCCACGCGGGAGCGGCTATGGACGCGAGACCGGGATCATCGATCTCGGTCACGAGCCGCCGCTTTCCGTCGATGGCTCCGAGGCTGCGGTGATCGATCGCCGCCGTGTCTCCGTACAATGGTTTAGCGGAACTATCCTGACCGGTCTGTGCGGCGCGGCCCTTATCGGCGGCGCCGTTTTTGCGTCGCTCGACGGCGAAATGACCTTTGCCAAGGTGCCGGAGCGCGTCGAAGGCGCGCTGCGCGGCGCATTCGGCGCCAATGATCGGACCGCCACCCTGCACAAGAGCGACCGCCTGCCGCCGCCCGGCGAATCCACCGCCTCGCGCAGTGTGGTGCGGGTATCGACCGTCACCCGCGTCGGCAACCGCGACGTGATGCGGGCGCGGCCGTTCGTCCGCATCTCCGGCAATCTGTCGATGACGACGAGCGATCTCAGCTCAAAAATCCCGCCGTTCAACGCCCAGCGCATGCTGACCGATGTCGGCACCACGACGCAGGCCGCTTCCGAGGATCCGAACAATCCCGAGGCCGTCGAACCCGACGCCGAGGTTTCCTTTGTTACCAAGGATCTCGCGACGGTGCTGCCGAAAGCGAAACTCGCCGCCGTGGTGGCGCTCGACGAAGTCCTGATGCGGGTCCGCGATGCCGCGAACTGGCGCGGCTCGGGCGGCGTCCGCTACACGTCGCTTGCCAATGCCGCGGCCGACGCCAGCGGCGTGCAGTCCGACCTCAAGCTCGCCTATGCCACCGAAGGCAACGTCTCCGATCCCTATGCCGGCTTTGAAACCCGCGTGGTGCCGGAAAACGTCACGTTGCTGCCGAAGACCAAGGACCAGATCACTGGCGGCAATCCGTCCGGCGAACGCGTTCACGTCGTGAAGAAGGGCGACACGATCACTTCGATCCTGCGCGACCTGGGCGCGACACCCGACGAAGCCAGGGCGGTTGCGTTGACCCTTGGCCCCCGCGGCCGCGACGGCGGCCTGAAGGATGGCCAGAAGATCCGTATCCTGATGGCGCCCTCGGGGCTTGGCCCCGGTGCCCGTCTGCAGCCCTATCGCGTGATCGTCGCCAACGACACCACCGTCGAAGCCGTTGCCGCATTGTCGGACGTCGGCAAATACGTCGCCGTCGACGTGCAGAGCATGAATACCGTCGCCGAGGCCGCCACCGGCAAGGACGACGACGATGACGACGATGATGATGGCAGCGGCGTCCGGCTCTACCAGAGCATCTACGAGACCGCCCTGCGCAACAAGGTGCCGGCCGCCGTGATCGAGGACATGGTCCGCATCTATTCCTACGACGTCGACTTCCAGCGCAAGGTGCAGCCCGGCGACTCCTTCGACGTGTTCTTCGCCGGCGACGACGAAGGCACACCCACCACCGAAAAGACCGAGGTATTGTTTGCCTCGCTCACCGTCGGCGGCGAGACCAAGAAGTACTATCGCTTCCAGACCCCCGACGATTCCGTGGTCGACTATTACGACGAGACCGGCAAGAGCGCGAAGAAGTTCCTGGTGCGCAAACCCGTCAACAACGCGATCATGCGCTCGGGCTTCGGTGGCCGCCGCCACCCGATCCTGGGCTACACCAAGATGCACACCGGCGTGGACTGGGCGACCCCCTACGGAACGCCGATTTTCGCCTCCGGCAACGGCGTGGTCGAAAAGGTCGGCTGGGAAGGCGGCTACGGCAAATATGTCCGCCTGAAACACAACAACGGCTACGAGACCGCCTACGGCCACATGTCGGCGTTCGCCAAGGGCATGGAGCCCGGCAAGCGCGTGCGCCAGGGCCAGGTGATCGGCTTCGTCGGATCGACCGGCATGTCGACCGGCGCCCATGTCCACTACGAAATTCTGGTCAACGGCCGCTTCGTCGACCCCATGCGCGTCAAGCTGCCGCGCGGCCGATCGCTTGAAGGCGCGATGATGGCGAGCTTCGAAAAAGAACGCGATCGCCTCGATACCCAGATGAACAACCGCGGCAGCGCCGCCCGCGTCTCCGAGGCCACCGGCACCGCGCCGCAGACCCGTCAGATCAGCCGCTGA
- a CDS encoding phage tail tip lysozyme, giving the protein MDKGPVRHFVQIVVIISMRVGMHMQYRVSAIEAELRAGPALDSPVKRFLTQGTDLGEGVETQDHVWLNVGFGKEDDQKGFVLAAKCADTAGDPRRDVPRDAVVQMCVVTELRFNAADSIAPWYVLADYLIARAIIETGVTNAKPLIPGSDGVGPLQVSTKEWADFVQNGGPLVRNADVSNRQDPIRQIDAAAFRMHSDMKAMSGLRTPAGSPDPFAPQLLDVFFAYLTDSPAAALALRDAAATKENRAEPVTKFLRGPLTNAEVTALHEARARFLGLEAAPKSLEDAVSGAKAVLDNALKQAFDDIKQFIPEAVPVVSVPEMGGAGATFVEKAPVIMRALIADFGFKDFQAAGILGNFGRETGGFTLFQERHPTSGKGGIGWAQWTGDRRTNFENFCSANSFDPHSDKGNYAFLKHEMINTPEKKVVPKLKQTQTINDATEKFMTIYERPGVLALAERRTWAQRALSAFNGVGTLGTDAQTLQQQINAGKIIFDSHELKGELLGLNTGTKVTAKLQALILAISKLTPVIRISSLVRSGTGSHHTEGRAVDIGNEEIAADLLPQIATADKISAFGIDELIFDAAILHEADRNKFNFDQGTKHNFNEATLNQHGDHIHFAVTA; this is encoded by the coding sequence ATGGACAAGGGACCTGTTCGACATTTTGTCCAAATAGTTGTCATCATCTCGATGCGAGTGGGGATGCATATGCAATATCGTGTAAGCGCGATTGAAGCAGAGCTTCGGGCGGGACCGGCGTTGGATAGCCCGGTCAAACGGTTTCTTACGCAAGGCACCGACCTTGGTGAAGGCGTTGAGACCCAGGATCACGTTTGGCTCAACGTTGGATTCGGCAAGGAGGACGACCAGAAGGGATTCGTCCTTGCGGCCAAGTGCGCCGACACCGCTGGTGATCCCAGACGTGACGTTCCGCGAGACGCTGTAGTGCAGATGTGTGTAGTCACCGAACTGCGGTTCAATGCTGCTGATTCAATAGCGCCATGGTACGTATTGGCCGACTATTTGATCGCTCGTGCGATTATCGAGACCGGTGTGACTAACGCCAAACCTTTGATCCCTGGCTCAGACGGTGTCGGCCCGCTACAAGTCTCCACAAAGGAGTGGGCTGACTTCGTCCAGAACGGTGGGCCTCTTGTCCGGAATGCCGACGTCTCAAACCGTCAAGATCCGATTCGTCAGATCGACGCGGCAGCGTTTCGGATGCATTCGGACATGAAGGCGATGAGCGGCTTGCGCACACCAGCCGGTTCCCCCGATCCGTTTGCTCCCCAGCTTTTGGACGTCTTCTTTGCGTACCTGACGGACAGCCCGGCTGCTGCCCTTGCGCTCCGGGATGCGGCCGCGACGAAGGAAAATCGCGCTGAGCCCGTCACGAAATTTCTGCGAGGGCCTCTGACGAATGCGGAAGTGACGGCGTTGCATGAGGCGCGCGCTAGGTTTCTGGGGCTAGAAGCGGCTCCCAAATCATTGGAAGATGCTGTCAGTGGTGCGAAAGCCGTCTTGGACAACGCGCTCAAACAGGCTTTCGACGATATCAAGCAATTTATCCCGGAAGCGGTTCCAGTCGTTAGTGTGCCCGAGATGGGAGGTGCTGGAGCGACTTTTGTGGAAAAGGCGCCGGTCATTATGCGCGCACTGATTGCAGATTTCGGATTCAAGGATTTTCAGGCGGCAGGAATTCTCGGCAATTTCGGCCGCGAGACCGGAGGTTTTACCTTGTTTCAGGAACGTCATCCGACGTCAGGAAAAGGTGGCATTGGATGGGCTCAGTGGACTGGCGATCGGCGCACGAATTTCGAGAATTTTTGCAGCGCCAACAGCTTCGATCCGCATTCCGATAAGGGCAACTACGCTTTCCTGAAGCATGAGATGATAAACACACCCGAGAAGAAGGTTGTGCCAAAACTGAAGCAGACTCAGACGATCAACGACGCCACAGAGAAATTCATGACCATATACGAACGGCCCGGCGTTCTGGCTCTGGCGGAAAGAAGGACCTGGGCACAGCGTGCGCTCAGCGCATTCAACGGCGTGGGCACCTTGGGAACCGATGCCCAGACACTGCAGCAGCAGATCAATGCCGGAAAAATAATCTTTGATTCTCACGAACTCAAGGGCGAACTACTCGGTCTCAATACAGGGACCAAGGTAACAGCAAAGCTGCAGGCCCTGATACTGGCCATATCCAAATTGACGCCGGTGATCCGTATTAGTTCGTTGGTGCGTTCTGGCACAGGGAGCCATCATACGGAGGGGCGTGCCGTTGACATCGGTAATGAGGAGATTGCCGCAGATTTGCTTCCGCAGATCGCCACCGCAGACAAGATCTCGGCGTTCGGGATCGATGAGTTGATATTCGACGCCGCCATCCTGCACGAAGCTGACCGCAACAAGTTCAACTTCGATCAAGGTACGAAGCATAATTTCAATGAGGCCACGCTGAACCAGCATGGCGATCACATTCACTTCGCGGTCACGGCATGA
- a CDS encoding MOSC domain-containing protein, which translates to MSATAPSARITGIYRYPVKGLTPEQLTRAELSAGQTLLADRRYAIENGPSGFNPAEPKWLPKPNFLMLMRDEWLAGLRTQFDDASNVLSINHNGQIVAQGNLATPEGRTAIENFFASTFPDLIKGPPKVLESPGHSFSDVARKVVSIINLASVRAIENMVGAPVHPLRFRANLYVEGWPAWHEFGLLDRTLAIGDVRLKVVKRIVRCAAVNVDPDTAQRDLAIPQALQRRLGHGDCGIYAEVITGGMISADDTIAAEQPELL; encoded by the coding sequence ATGTCTGCCACAGCCCCATCTGCCCGGATCACCGGAATCTACCGCTACCCCGTCAAGGGCCTGACCCCCGAGCAGCTTACCCGCGCCGAGTTGAGCGCCGGTCAGACGCTCTTGGCCGATCGCCGCTACGCGATCGAAAACGGTCCCTCCGGTTTTAACCCGGCCGAGCCGAAATGGCTGCCGAAACCGAACTTCCTGATGCTGATGCGGGATGAATGGCTGGCCGGCCTGCGCACTCAGTTCGACGATGCAAGCAACGTCCTCTCCATTAACCACAACGGCCAGATCGTGGCCCAAGGCAATCTGGCAACCCCGGAGGGCCGGACGGCGATCGAAAACTTCTTCGCCTCGACTTTTCCCGACCTGATCAAGGGGCCACCGAAGGTGTTGGAAAGCCCCGGCCACAGTTTTTCGGACGTCGCCCGCAAGGTCGTCTCCATCATCAATCTCGCCAGCGTCCGCGCCATCGAGAACATGGTGGGTGCGCCGGTCCATCCCTTGCGCTTCCGCGCCAACCTCTATGTCGAGGGCTGGCCGGCCTGGCACGAATTCGGTCTGCTCGACCGAACGCTCGCCATTGGCGACGTGCGGCTGAAGGTGGTGAAGCGCATCGTCCGCTGCGCCGCCGTCAATGTCGATCCGGATACGGCCCAGCGCGACCTCGCCATTCCGCAAGCGCTGCAGCGCAGGCTCGGCCACGGCGACTGCGGGATCTATGCCGAGGTGATCACCGGCGGCATGATCAGTGCCGACGATACGATCGCGGCGGAGCAGCCGGAGCTGTTGTAG